A part of Rhipicephalus microplus isolate Deutch F79 chromosome 8, USDA_Rmic, whole genome shotgun sequence genomic DNA contains:
- the LOC142768867 gene encoding uncharacterized protein LOC142768867: protein MLFSVNYASGGLPSGAHARKIALAAEYFPFIETFQVVVGSLEELDKVEAFRHLRSLSVSLATNIDLCDVDSVLRRLLTRLPGLETLRLERCNGLRLSAIAKLCPNLKYLRLVGCAGSMDDVPLNVGAFPNLEVLEMSMVHRKVSFIALFLAIRNTLRTARFCHNAMCVEFLHYCAEQGERLPFQCLEELTLKTGLSLPALELEPGNLHDVLKALPALRHLETDSYDLRLFFENYCVPPGRVSLSWLTCVYCAVHKPADPQLERIKKITKAMMSSSGVSRE from the exons ATGCTGTTCTCCGTGAACTACGCCTCTGGTGGGCTCCCGAGTGGTGCACATGCACGTAAAATCGCACTTGCTGCAGAATACTTTCCATTCATCGAAACGTTTCAG GtcgtcgtgggctctctggaagAGCTGGACAAGGTCGAGGCGTTCCGTCACCTCCGCAGCCTATCTGTGTCGCTCGCAACCAATATTGACTTATGCGATGTGGATTCCGTACTACGGCGGTTGCTTACGAGGTTACCGGGGCTAGAAACACTTCGACTGGAACGCTGCAACGGTCTCCGACTCTCAGCTATTGCGAAGCTTTGCCCCAACCTCAAGTACCTAAGGCTGGTTGGCTGCGCCGGATCAATGGATGACGTCCCTTTGAACGTCGGTGCGTTCCCTAATCTGGAGGTTCTAGAGATGAGTATGGTTCACCGCAAGGTCTCTTTTATTGCACTCTTCCTAGCCATCCGCAACACGTTACGCACCGCGCGCTTCTGCCATAATGCCATGTGCGTCGAGTTCCTGCACTACTGTGCCGAACAGGGCGAACGCCTCCCGTTTCAGTGCCTCGAAGAGTTAACCCTGAAGACAGGACTGTCGCTTCCAGCATTGGAACTCGAACCTGGGAACTTACATGACGTTCTGAAGGCCCTACCTGCACTTCGACATCTCGAGACGGACAGCTACGACCTTCGATTGTTTTTCGAGAACTACTGCGTTCCACCTGGTCGGGTGTCGCTGTCTTGGTTGACATGCGTTTATTGTGCTGTTCACAAACCAGCTGACCCGCAACTTGAGCGAATCAAAAAAATCACCAAAGCAATGATGTCTTCGAGTGGGGTAAGCCGGGAATAG
- the LOC142768868 gene encoding uncharacterized protein LOC142768868, giving the protein MELVKEFGDSRALLLEEDHIVFKLETPWPQDVPVPEGLSLANENGLLLVSKQGSLILAAKNAMPFGVKIAKALFCGCVSFDSFDIYASAATKLLKDAEEVLALPHDLRTHALEEARGVRPSALAKRSQLRELLGTTDGDSIGTQCSGGLYLKRDVMLAILRTCPEASTADACTYCYKRQGKL; this is encoded by the exons ATGGAGTTGGTCAAAGAGTTCGGAGATTCGAGGGCCTTGCTCCTTGAAGAGGACCACATCGTTTTCAAACTGGAAACTCCTTGGCCGCAGGACGTGCCCGTTCCAGAAGGTCTCTCGCTTGCCAACGAGAATGGTTTGCTACTAGTCTCGAAACAGGGATCTTTGATTCTGGCAGCGAAAAACGCAATGCCATTCGGAGTGAAGATCGCGAAGGCCCTATTCTGTGGCTGCGTTTCTTTCGATTCATTCGATATCTACGCCAGCGCGGCCACGAAGCTACTCAAAGATGCCGAGGAG GTTCTTGCCCTGCCCCACGATCTGCggacgcatgccttggaagaggCGCGGGGAGTCCGCCCTTCAGCACTAGCTAAGCGAAGTCAGCTTAGAGAGCTATTGGGAACCACAGACGGCGACTCCATAGGCACCCAGTGCAGTGGCGGACTTTATCTGAAGCGTGACGTCATGCTGGCCATCCTGCGCACCTGCCCCGAGGCAAGTACTGCTGATGCATGTACATATTGTTACAAAAGGCAAGGTAAATTAtag